From a single Streptomyces sp. NBC_00377 genomic region:
- a CDS encoding YbaK/EbsC family protein, with protein MRAPIGNFDTAVPVPDCLDELTRPVADAVRRWSGSVPADQLLHVDTEPEWADTAVFVEQYGRDLLERSANCVVVAGKRGGGTTLAACVVLSTTRVDVNGVVRRRLGARKASFAAMDTAVGETGMEYGGITPIGLPAGWPVLVDPAVVDLPYVLVGSGRRRGKLLVPGKALAELPDAVVLEGLGVA; from the coding sequence GACTGCCTCGACGAGCTGACCCGCCCGGTCGCCGACGCCGTACGCCGCTGGAGCGGCAGCGTGCCCGCCGATCAGCTTCTCCACGTCGACACCGAACCGGAGTGGGCCGACACGGCCGTCTTCGTGGAGCAATACGGTCGCGACCTGCTGGAGCGGTCCGCCAACTGTGTGGTGGTCGCCGGGAAGCGGGGCGGCGGGACGACCCTCGCCGCGTGCGTCGTGCTGTCCACCACCCGGGTCGACGTCAACGGGGTCGTCCGCCGGCGACTCGGCGCCCGCAAGGCCTCGTTCGCCGCGATGGACACGGCGGTGGGGGAGACCGGCATGGAGTACGGAGGCATCACCCCGATCGGACTCCCTGCGGGCTGGCCGGTGTTGGTGGATCCCGCCGTCGTCGACCTGCCGTACGTCCTGGTGGGCAGCGGTCGTCGGCGCGGGAAACTGCTCGTCCCGGGCAAGGCGCTCGCCGAACTGCCGGACGCGGTCGTGCTGGAGGGGCTCGGCGTGGCCTGA